The Manis javanica isolate MJ-LG chromosome 13, MJ_LKY, whole genome shotgun sequence region GCAGAGCCGAGATGGGATAGGGGTTGGGGGggcgggacagagagacagagacgtAGAGAGACGGGGAGACCATTCAGGCCCAGCCTTCATACCCGTCCACCGCGGCCCCCCGCGGCCCCTCCGCGTCTCCCCGCTACCTCGGTGCAGGCCCAGGCCCGGGTGCGGCCGGCACCCCGCACGCCGGGCAGGGTCTGGGCTCGCAGCGAGGGCAGCAGCTCCCGCATCAGCACCGCGGTCAGCACCTGCGGGACAGCAGACAGTGGGCTTGGCCCCGGGTGGAAAGGAATCCTGGGGGTCCTGGGTGCGGCCTCGCGCGGCACTGACCTCGGCGTCGGAGCCCAGGGTCACGTCGTCTTCGCCGCAGTGGCCTTGGTGCTGCCGGTGGAGCCTGACGGCGTCCAGGAAAGCACGGGCAGCAGGGGCCTGACTTCGCTGCAGAACTGAGAGGCCCACTCCTCTGTGCCCGCCCGTCCCTCCCCTGCTTCCCATGCCTAAAGAAAAAGCCCTCCTCCTAGCCAGGTCCTAGAATACCCAAATCTCACCCACTCCCACACCTTTGCACAAGCAGTGCCTACAGGGAACACGCTCCCCAAGAACCATCACCAGCCCATAAGGCGCCTGTATAGGATTTAGGTAAAAGCATCCCTGGACAGTCACAGCCCAGGCCATCCTGCAGTCTCCAGCTGCCCCTCCAATTATGTACATTTCTGCAGTCAATAATCTGCTCAACTGTATGTGTCGTCCTCTTCCCCTTCTTCACCTGACTCATCATCTTTTTCAGACCCCACCTTCGACACTCCTTTCCCCTCCCATCCCCCAAGCTACGCTCCCACAGGACTGTGTTCCCATCACAGCCCTGGCCATTCATAACTGTGTTTCTCCTCTGCGTCGGCCCACaatctattttatagataaggaaactgaaacttgGGGAGGGTCCCACAGTCGGCAGAGGCAGAGCCATTTGACCTCAGACCCCAAGCCCCACCGCGGCCTGACCTTTCACCTTTCCTGGGACCCACCTGTACCACGAAGCCGGATGCCGCCCTGCAGCGCTAGCCTCCAAGCACGCTGTGCTTTCCTTGTGGCTGCAGAGAAACAGAGATGCCTGCGAAAGGGATGCTGCAGGAACAGAGGGAAGTTCATGGGCGTTTCCAGGAGGGATTCAGGTTCTTCCTGTGTCTGGTCTCCTGAAAGCAGACAGAGGTGGtatgtcttcattcattcatttaccctATAATCTATCATTCATTCACCAAGACAAAATACCCATGGAATGCTTAGGGGAGCCTATGGCATGGGCAGTTGTACAATAAGCATGAGCTGTGCTCTCCTAATTGCATTATCCTTATTCCACCTCAGTTCCGGGGGCAGGTGTGCCCAGGGCAGACATCAGCAATCCATCCTAGCACTGCTTCCCAGCCTCAGCATCCTCAACACAGGGAGTAAGCATGTGATCTGAGCCGCTTGCTGTGGGTCACTGGAGTCCACCAGGCCCTAGCCAAAACATTTTCTAGCTCTGTGCATAGGGCATAGTTTTTatctctgaaccttagttttcCTGCCTGTAAAATGACCTTAAAAGTGAGAGCAACAACGTAGAACTGTTGGAAGGACAAGACGAGTGAATTTATTTTTGGTCAATTTACTTGCAGTCTCCTACACTCTTCATGTTTTGTTCTGATTTCTGGGGTCATACATACAGAAGTTCCTGATCATCCCAACCCTTACCACTGCCCTCAGATATAATAATAGCAATTAATGCTTTGGAGGACATtactccagattttttttttaacagagaagaaaattattattttttttaaattaaggtgtcattgatatataatcaacattgtggtttcaacattcagccatattatcaagtccccaccaccaccccattgcaatcactgtccatcagcgtagtaagatgctatggagtcattacttgtcttctccttgctgtactgccttccccgtgacctgcctatattgtgggTGTTCATTTTAATGCCCCTTggttcccttctccttccctccccgcccaccttccccagccccttccctttggtaactgcttctcccttcttggagtctgtggacATTACTCCAGATTTTTAAATCTGCCCAAAGTTGCATGGGGTGCATTTTTGTAACAAAATGGAATTTTCTGGTCTAAAACTGGCCTTTTTGCTCCTGTATACATGGGGGACTGGGCCATTATTTAATCAACCCCCCAAAGGGTGGTGGGTATTTGGATGGATCTGATGTCTTCACAGCATCAGCATTTCTGCAGACTGTCCTTCTTGCAACATCGTTGCTTCCTTTGGCAGCAGGACAGTGCCACAGTGAAGCTGAGGATGCAATCTGGCTGTCCCTTACTGACTAGGTGACAGTCCTGtgtcctcatctatgaaatgggatgGTTAATGATATGGCCACTCTCTGGGAAGATTCAGTGACATAATGCAGGCCCCATGCTGAGCCCTCATCAGACATATGCCATCCCAATAATCCTGTCCTTCCCCTATTCCTGTGCAGCTCTGTGGTaatgaaagaggaggaagaagcagaaggggtgggagagagagaaaagcctCCTGGAAACACAGGGCTGAACACTACACCTTCCAGCAAATCCGTGCTATTTTCCCACCCACCAGTGTCCATCTCCCTACATGCTTGCTGACACCAGGTTTTACTGTTTTTACCCTTTGTTACTTTGATTCCACTCCAGTGACCCAACTCCTTCTCCCTCTCATGAGAGTGGATATCTGTCTTTCTAGAGCTGGGGTGCTCACTTAAAGGATCCCAAGGGAACACTTCACAaagtctggagatatttttgttgTCACACCTCTGGTGGGAGGAAGCTCCTGGCATCATGTGGCTGTCTGATACCCTGCAATGCACAAGCTGCCCCACTGCAAAGAATTCAGCCGTGACTCTCAGTGGGAGGTTAACCTGCTCTCAGGGTCCTCAGGAGCCTCACCTGAGTAGTCTGGGCAGAGCGTATCCAACAGGTGGAGATATTCATGCTGAGAAGTCAGGACTGTGTAGCCTGTTAGGGCTGTAGTGCCCAGGGGATGGCCGCCACTTTCATACTCCTATGAAAGGCATCCAAAAGAACCAGCTTGGGACAGGTCTACACTGTGGCTTCCATGTCCCAACTGTGGGATTATGGGATGGTTTCAGGTTAGCTGGGGGAAGCCCTCCAAAcccactccctgcctccttccacctctctcttcttccctctctccccgaTAGGCGACAcccagcacccactgtgtgctagGCCAATCCTGAGTGCTGTATGAGGATTATCCATCCACTTCACAGCCCCGTGTGCTGTGGCCCATCAACATTACATTTCACAGAGGTGGAAACTAAGTCCTAGGAAGACAAGTGACCTGCCCAAATTCCCCAGTTGGAAAGTGGGACATGGGTGCAATGGGCAAAGGCCTTGCGTGGTTTAACCTCAGCTCTGCCGACACCCATGAGCCCTTGTTTCtggcctgggcctcagtttaaCCACCTGGCTCTTCAGAGATAGCCACCCACCTCAGACCAGGCACATAGAGACGCCCCGGCTCATACTAGATGACCGAATAAAGACAGGGGGCCATTCTGGGAGCTGGACCCAGATCCATGCTGGGGAGGCTGGGATGGAGAGGTAGGACCAGTAGGGATGAGAGCCACTCACTCACCTCCTTGTGGCTGAACCACTCCAGGCGGCCATCCCCACGCAGGACACAGAAGACTGGCTGCCACCGGGGAGGCTGGCCCTGCAGCTGGGTCAGGGGCCCTCGGTGCTCGCAGACTCGGGGCAGCTTCTGTGGGAGGAGGGGTGAGAGGATGTCAAGGGCACAGGACAGTGTCTTCAGGTCTGGACCGTCTGGACAGTTCCCACTGCATCCCAGGGGCCTCCAAGCACAGGGTGCGCCATTGCTCTTCTTTACCAAGCACATGTACAGAATGCGCGTGTGGGGGGCACTTCCAAATGCAAAGTTTAATCCTCTCACAGCCCTGGGAGGTAGACGCTCTTGTCACCCCCACTTCACGAGGAAATGGACTCTTCCCCACTTGAGCCTCTGATGAGTCCCCAGCCCTGGCCAACAGCCTGACTGCAGCCtgggagagaccctgaaaggaAGGGCCTGGCAGAGCCGCATCTAGATTCCTGACCCACGGCCGCTGTGGGATAATACATGTGTTGTTTCCAGCCACTAACAGGGTGGTATATTGTTATGCAGCGTTAGCTAGCTACAGCAAGCGGGACTGCTGCGTGTGGAGCTGGTGTAGTTGGATTTTATGAGAAACAGCCAGGCCCCCTCCACAGAACCCTCCGCTTGGGAGGGGGCACGCCACCTTGTCTCATTTACTTTGTAGCCCCCTGGCCCCCTGAATCGTGCGCATTTGCTTTCATCACTGGATCCGGGGTGGGGTCCAGCACACAGATGGTGCTTGATAAATATTCTATAAGGAAATTAACCAGATTTGTGATGTTTGCATTTGTTGGTGAGGCAGTGGGAACTCAGGTATTTGttcaatacctttttttttttggttctccaCACCTTTTCCTGGGTCTGAGGTTTTtcataatattgttaaaatgttattatagaaattattacataaaataaaaatacagaaacaaagggTTTTATAAAAAGTTCAAACTGAAGCAAGGGGAAATGCCTCCACGCTACTTGAACTCCAATGTCAGCTGCGCCCTAACCCAGGCAGCTGGAACCAGCAGGTGGCAAAAGGTGCAGGTTAGGGGGATACCTGAGGCCCCAAGACACCACAAGGTAGAGCTGGGAGAAGAGGCATTTGAGAGAGGTGGGTAAACTCAGGGCCTTGATTGGCACAGGGGACCCAGTGTCAGGGACCAGCATGGACTCCAGGCTCAAATCGTGTCTTTGCCTCTTGCTGGCGGTGTGACCCCAAGCAGGTCACCTCGCCTCTCTGTGCCTGAGTCTCCTTACTGGCCTAAGACCCATTTCCCAGGCTGGTGAGGACTGAGTTGGTTGTGCCGGACACATGCAGCCGCAGGCTCTGGGTGCCATTTGCCAGCTCAGGAGGGTCTGGAGCTGGAGACGGGTAGCTCCGGGTTCTTTTGCTCCATCGACAAACTCTTTCTGCACTCCTACTGTGTGCAGGCACCACGTGGGCACAAGAGATCCCAGGGGTGTACAGGGCCTAGCTGCCATCCTTGCAGGCAGACAAAAGCAGGTAGCAGGCATGTGACCCAAGGCTTCCCTGGAGAAGCAGTGGGATAGGGTTTCCAGAGGAGGCACTCAACCTGGCTGCCTTGTAGTGATCAAAGAAAGCTTCTTGGAAGAGGTGGCAGCCAACACATGAGAAGGAATGGGTAGAGGGTACCAGGCAGAGGGCACCACAAGCACAAGGCATGGGATCCAATAGGCAAGGACTTTCCAACTTCAGGGCTTCTGCTTTGGCTGCCTTCAGCCTAGAATGCTCCTCCCGTTCTGGGGGCCAGGTCTGGCTCCTTATCTTTTACATCTCAGCTCAGAGGGGCCCTCCCTGCACCCTAATACTACCTTACACCTTGTCTTCCTGGCACCTGCATCATAGTATGTTAACTTGTTTGGGGTCATTCCCACCCCTCCCATCAGCCCTGGAGAGCAGAACGGGATCTGTCCTggtcactgctgtgtccccagcatgCAGCCCAGGACGTGAGGTGCAGTAGATGCCCACTGAATGCTTGttcaaataattaatttttaacagtCACTCTAGGTCTTGGCACCAGAGAGGACAAGGCATGAAGAGGGCCCCCCCTGCCGAACAAAtgccctccccaggctccttcacTCGGCAGCCCCTTCTCCCATTTGTGGCACCTACTTTGCTGGGCAGCAGCTGGTACCTGGCTGGCTCCTGGGGGCCCAGCTCTTGGGAGATCTTCCTCAGGACAGAGGCTGCCAGCTGCCCACGGTAGCAGGGCAGGAAGCTCCTCAGCAGAGTGTCCACCTGGCCTGCAAGGACAAGGGGACTGTGAAGGGGCTGGACCGGACCCACCTGGCGCAGGAAGGACAGGCAGGAAGCCACCTGTGAGCACCTGACCTCACCGAGGCTACCTGACAAGGCCTGCTGTGAATTCCATTCACCTTTAACCCTCCATGGCCTTTTTCTATCCACATGGGGATGGTGGTAGGGGAGTAAAGGCTTAATTTATAATTGATGTATGATAAACTTTATTGTATAAAGTGTACAATCTGATGAGCTTGGACAAATGAGCTTATCCATGAAATCATCATGATCAAGATAATGAGCAGATCCAGCCTACCCAAGTTTCCTTTTGCCTGCCATCTGGGAAGGTTTTCAAAATCTTTTAAgaaccccaccccagcccaaagGAACGTTATGGGGCAATGGAAGCATTCTATCCTGATCTAGGAGAGAATCCTGCAAGTGCTAAAGTCCTTCAAGCTGTTCTCTGAAGATGTGTGCACTTGGCTGTTTGTAGAACATCCTGTATTAAGTCCATTGTGCTGCCTGGAATATGGACCCAGTGGCTGGAGCTTCAGCAATCGCTATGCACCATGAGATGGCTTCATGCACAGAAGCCACGAATGATAGAACCATGAGATGGAGAAGTTTGGGGGTCATTTATCAGCCTGCCTGCCACTGTAAACCTCtataggaaagagaaataaacctTGATCTTGTGGAAGccactacagaaaaaaaaaatcccaacattGCATAGAGTAACTGTTTGAATCCTTACAATGGTCTCACGAGGTAGACATTGTTGCTACCCTGTTTTACTGATAAGAGAATGAGACTCAGGGAAGTGATCACCCAGGCCACACAATGAGTGAGGGCAGAGCCGGAGTGTGAACCTGGACAGTCTAGGTGTTTGCAAAACACACCATATGCCTTTGCGCATGCTGTTTCCCCTATCCAGAGCACTCTTCCCACATCGCCTACCCACCAACTCCATCACACCCGCCTAGCCCTGGCTTGACCTTCATCTCCTAGGTGGGCAGTCACTCACTCTTGTCTTCCCCCCAACCTAAGGAATCCGTGGGTTGGACCCCACCACTCCTATAAGGCTTTCCAACCAACTGCCAAATGTAATGATAACTTGACCGTCTTTCCTGGTTTAGATCATATGCCCACGAGGGTGGGACCACTCCAACcccactgtgtccccagtgcccagaacacagtaggtgctcaacttTTTCAGGGCACCAGCCTTTCTTAGCTCAAATCAGAAATGGAGGCTGTCCCTGAGATCCATGCAGAGGGCCCTGCTGGTTCCTGCCCACCTGGCAAGGTCATCCTGCAAGATCTGGCTGGGTTCAGGGCTCCTCCCACCTGGCCCCATGCACCCCACCCTGAACCCATGCCTGAACAGGGTTATCAGGTTTActgaataaaaatacaggacaccagttacatttaaatttcagataaataaggaATCATTTTTTAGCGTAAGTATGCTCCCATGCAAAATTAGGGACATACCTgtactaaaaaaaattattattcacGGCTTATCTGCAATCTCCATTAGGAGGGCATCCGGCATATCTAACAGCTCTAGTCCTGAGCCACCCGCCCCACTCCCAACCCTCACCAAGCCAGCTCACCCTTCAGGTACTGCTGCTGACTCTTGTCCAGGGGGCTCGAGGGCCTCCCACCCATTGTGCTGCAGTCTCCCGGGGCTCTGAGAGCAAAGAAGGCACCCCTGCTTCTTCCCACCAGCCCCAGGTTCCTTGGCTGGGGGCACTGTGGGAGAAGGGATGCCTGTGAGAGGCCAGGGTGCTGCAGAGACCATTTGCCTGGGGACAGAAGCCAGAGCATGGCCCTAGTGTGTCTGTGTAGggagccagccctgccccctgccccgccCTGCACCTGTGCCCTCCTGGTTCCCCTGGGGCCAATGCCCCCAGAGCTGCTGGTTCCTGTAGGGGATGCTGGGGCAGCCCCAGAGGTGGGGTGGGCTGTGAGAAACAAGAGTCCTAGCGGGTTTGGAAGAGGCATGCAGGGCAGACATCTGTCAGACCAGCTGGTATGTGGGGGCAGAGAACGGGGGCTGAGCAGGGACAGGGCATCTCAATCTTGGTGCCCTATCCCACCGAGCCTACCCCATGCTGGGTCCTAAGAAGATCCAGTCTTGGTCCAGCCTCTAGGAGACCCCAGGCTGGGGAGCCAGAGCTGGACAGACATCTCCAGTCCCTGGGGTCAGTGTTGGGGCAGTGGACCCCATGGGTGTGCCCTGGACTGGCGGGGTTTGTCCCTTGTTTCTACTTTGCTGACTTGTCCTCTATCAGTGTGTATAGAACTGGACTGGACTGGGTTGGGTTAGGTTGTAAAATACTCCTTCACCTGttttcccagtgcctggcatatagcagtCCCCAGTGTTTGGTGAAGGaaagaaggggttggggaggggtcTGCCCTCCAAGCTGAAATGCGATCAAATGGGGGTCCCACAGGCTTTCCGATTAGGGGAGTGTTGAGTTCCAGTGGCTGGAATATGGACGTGATGGCTGGAGCCTAAGCAGTCACCTTGGACCATGAGGTGAAACCCCCATGAGGACAATGGCACATGTAGGAACTGGGGTCCCCAAAGAGTTTATGATATTGTTCCACCAACTCTGGGTGGCCTCCCTCCAGAAAAAGCACTAAACCTCCATTTTATTTAAACTAGGAACATCTGACTGTAATCTTCACTTAGCCTGAGATTCACTTCTTTCAACAAACCACTCCATGACAGCTTGAGTGCCACCTGAGCTGAGCACTGGGGATGCTGAAGTGGGCAAAACAGACCATGGTCCAGTCCGCAAGGATCATTGGTCAGCATGTCAACAAGACTGTCAGATAATGGTAAGGGCAAAAAATGGAACAGGAAGGGGTGGAAAGTGCTAAGGGCCTGGAGGGGTCAGGAAGGTGATATTGCAGCAAGACCTGAAAGAAGTGAGGGCCCAAGCCTTGCAAAAAGCTGCAGTAAAGGGCATACTGGGCAATggacacagcacatgcaaaggccctggggtggggatgTGCTGGCAGGGTGCAGGAACAGCACAACATGgatgggctggaggagggggaatGAGGGGCAGATGTCAGGGGAGGAGGGTAAGGAGCTGCACGGGCCCCACAGAGGCTGCGGGCAGAGTGAGAAAGGTGGGTTGCACTCTGTGAAGGGGAGACGCAGTCAAGTCTGGAGCAGGGTCAAAGATGctgctgtggggagaggggaaaggtGACAAGCCCCAGGCAGGGCCCCCCATGCCTGTCTCATCACTTCTTAGTGTCCCTGCCTtggcctctgcccactgctctggaGGTCACGGCCATCAGCTATTGCCCAAGCCCGAGGCGGGCTGCCCTCCTGCCAACTCTCTCCCCTGCTTTTCTCAATCTGTTTCCGTTTAGGCCCCCACCCACTTCCTCACTCTCACATCTGAGCGACCCACCTGCAGAAGACGTTGAAGGCAACTATGCTTTCTGCGGTTTTAGCTTTGAGGTTTCAATTCCCACATTCCACTTGGGTGCCTCTGCAGGACACACCCACCCCTACACTTGGCAAAGCCCCCAGGTACCCCCAGCCTCCACCACTGTGGCCCCTGGATCCAGGCGAAGCTGACAGGTTGCATGGGCCATGAGCAGGGACACCCTGGGAAAACGCTGCAGCCCAGCACATCAGGGACTAAGGAGGCACCTTGGCACGTTCAAGGCTCCGAGCAGACCTGCAGTGTGGCTGGACACAGAGGCCGCCTTGGCCCATGTATGTGCAGTGAGGGCTCAGACAAGAGATTGAATAGGGAGTTGAATTGTGACCGCAGAAAGGCCTATGTCCGcaggctattatcaaaaagatagaGAACAAGTGCCAGTGAGAAACTGGGACCCCtgtgcactgctgatgggaatgtgaactggtggagctactatggaaaacagtaccacagttcctcaaaacactaaaaatagggataccatgtgacccagcaatcccacttctgggtagaGCCCCAAAAGAACTGAGATATTTACACACCCATGTTCACGGCAGCGTGATTTACAACCGAAAGGTGGGAGCAACCCAAGGTGTCCATCAGCaagggaatggataaacaaaatgcggTGCGTCCATGCAATGGGggattactcagccttaaaaaggaaggacattctgacccctgctacaatgtggatgaaccttgaggacattttgctgagtgaaatgcttccacttatatgaggtcccagagtcatcaaattcatagagacagaaagtagatgggggcaccaggggctgggggagacgGGTGTGGATATCTGGGTTGCCCGGATATTGCTGTTTTAACAGGTATGGGGTTTCAGAGTTACAAGGTGGATGGTGGGGATGATTGTACAGCAATATGGATATATTTAATACCAGTGAACTGTATGCTcgaaaatggttaagatggtaaat contains the following coding sequences:
- the NIBAN3 gene encoding protein Niban 3 isoform X4, with the protein product MLWLLSPGKWSLQHPGLSQASLLPQCPQPRNLGLVGRSRGAFFALRAPGDCSTMGGRPSSPLDKSQQQYLKGQVDTLLRSFLPCYRGQLAASVLRKISQELGPQEPARYQLLPSKKLPRVCEHRGPLTQLQGQPPRWQPVFCVLRGDGRLEWFSHKEEYESGGHPLGTTALTGYTVLTSQHEYLHLLDTLCPDYSGDQTQEEPESLLETPMNFPLFLQHPFRRHLCFSAATRKAQRAWRLALQGGIRLRGTVLQRSQAPAARAFLDAVRLHRQHQGHCGEDDVTLGSDAEVSAARGRTQDPQDSFPPGAKPTVCCPAGADRGADAGAAALAASPDPARRAGCRPHPGLGLHRGSGETRRGRGGPRWTGMKAGPEWSPRLSTSLSLCPAPPTPIPSRLCPGLLALVGSTRPVRAAPGRSPRCRLGRGFCGSPGLPTGKGRSACGPGEDSPHGRGPDAATADARGREAAGQGSGPPGILPAQEGRHTATPDHEDTGEQCGSLNHSGADPSHPGHGPPVLPPAWEPLRHPAAQGGLFIWRDALGPRADADLLPRGCSEPGAPGAAGSTVRLLWNTKPGVWGPGSHTAGELMANAVATFLQLADQGLTTAVDCAQAAQQLEKVRERVLKKFHSDSGSAQRRFLRGWLLCIFLPFVLNQLQPSCKMELPEFEGDVLAVGSPALTTEGIYRDVVQGVLLQRIDRELENALGASDMPCTLDGCSEAPWDQVGADEETEAQKGTCPRHPGSSTQV
- the NIBAN3 gene encoding protein Niban 3 isoform X3 — encoded protein: MVSAAPWPLTGIPSPTVPPAKEPGAGGKKQGCLLCSQSPGRLQHNGWEALEPPGQESAAVPEGPGGHSAEELPALLPWAAGSLCPEEDLPRAGPPGASQKLPRVCEHRGPLTQLQGQPPRWQPVFCVLRGDGRLEWFSHKEEYESGGHPLGTTALTGYTVLTSQHEYLHLLDTLCPDYSGDQTQEEPESLLETPMNFPLFLQHPFRRHLCFSAATRKAQRAWRLALQGGIRLRGTVLQRSQAPAARAFLDAVRLHRQHQGHCGEDDVTLGSDAEVSAARGRTQDPQDSFPPGAKPTVCCPAGADRGADAGAAALAASPDPARRAGCRPHPGLGLHRGSGETRRGRGGPRWTGMKAGPEWSPRLSTSLSLCPAPPTPIPSRLCPGLLALVGSTRPVRAAPGRSPRCRLGRGFCGSPGLPTGKGRSACGPGEDSPHGRGPDAATADARGREAAGQGSGPPGILPAQEGRHTATPDHEDTGEQCGSLNHSGADPSHPGHGPPVLPPAWEPLRHPAAQGGLFIWRDALGPRADADLLPRGCSEPGAPGAAGSTVRLLWNTKPGVWGPGSHTAAHGQCRGHLPATGRPGSNYGRGLRPGCPAAGESQGACAEGEVLWEDLAVGLVAQMVTGPATVCVVQKFHSDSGSAQRRFLRGWLLCIFLPFVLNQLQPSCKMELPEFEGDVLAVGSPALTTEGIYRDVVQGVLLQRIDRELENALGASDMPCTLDGCSEAPWDQVGADEETEAQKGTCPRHPGSSTQV
- the NIBAN3 gene encoding protein Niban 3 isoform X2, whose product is MLWLLSPGKWSLQHPGLSQASLLPQCPQPRNLGLVGRSRGAFFALRAPGDCSTMGGRPSSPLDKSQQQYLKGQVDTLLRSFLPCYRGQLAASVLRKISQELGPQEPARYQLLPSKKLPRVCEHRGPLTQLQGQPPRWQPVFCVLRGDGRLEWFSHKEEYESGGHPLGTTALTGYTVLTSQHEYLHLLDTLCPDYSGDQTQEEPESLLETPMNFPLFLQHPFRRHLCFSAATRKAQRAWRLALQGGIRLRGTVLQRSQAPAARAFLDAVRLHRQHQGHCGEDDVTLGSDAEVSAARGRTQDPQDSFPPGAKPTVCCPAGADRGADAGAAALAASPDPARRAGCRPHPGLGLHRGSGETRRGRGGPRWTGMKAGPEWSPRLSTSLSLCPAPPTPIPSRLCPGLLALVGSTRPVRAAPGRSPRCRLGRGFCGSPGLPTGKGRSACGPGEDSPHGRGPDAATADARGREAAGQGSGPPGILPAQEGRHTATPDHEDTGEQCGSLNHSGADPSHPGHGPPVLPPAWEPLRHPAAQGGLFIWRDALGPRADADLLPRGCSEPGAPGAAGSTVRLLWNTKPGVWGPGSHTAAHGQCRGHLPATGRPGSNYGRGLRPGCPAAGESQGACAEGEVLWEDLAVGLVAQMVTGPATVCVVQKFHSDSGSAQRRFLRGWLLCIFLPFVLNQLQPSCKMELPEFEGDVLAVGSPALTTEGIYRDVVQGVLLQRIDRELENALGASDMPCTLDGCSEAPWDQVGAAGLAELVVNEGSRDLQFV
- the NIBAN3 gene encoding protein Niban 3 isoform X5, whose translation is MLWLLSPGKWSLQHPGLSQASLLPQCPQPRNLGLVGRSRGAFFALRAPGDCSTMGGRPSSPLDKSQQQYLKGQVDTLLRSFLPCYRGQLAASVLRKISQELGPQEPARYQLLPSKKLPRVCEHRGPLTQLQGQPPRWQPVFCVLRGDGRLEWFSHKEEYESGGHPLGTTALTGYTVLTSQHEYLHLLDTLCPDYSGDQTQEEPESLLETPMNFPLFLQHPFRRHLCFSAATRKAQRAWRLALQGGIRLRGTVLQRSQAPAARAFLDAVRLHRQHQGHCGEDDVTLGSDAEVSAARGRTQDPQDSFPPGAKPTVCCPAGADRGADAGAAALAASPDPARRAGCRPHPGLGLHRGSGETRRGRGGPRWTGMKAGPEWSPRLSTSLSLCPAPPTPIPSRLCPGLLALVGSTRPVRAAPGRSPRCRLGRGFCGSPGLPTGKGRSACGPGEDSPHGRGPDAATADARGREAAGQGSGPPGILPAQEGRHTATPDHEDTGEQCGSLNHSGADPSHPGHGPPVLPPAWEPLRHPAAQGGLFIWRDALGPRADADLLPRGCSEPGAPGAAGSTVRLLWNTKPGVWGPGSHTAAHGQCRGHLPATGRPGSNYGRGLRPGCPAAGESQGACAEGEVLWEDLAVGLVAQMVTGPATVCVVQKFHSDSGSAQRRFLRGWLLCIFLPFVLNQLQPSCKMELPEFEGDVLAVGSPALTTEGIYRDVVQGVLLQRIDRDEETEAQKGTCPRHPGSSTQV
- the NIBAN3 gene encoding protein Niban 3 isoform X1 translates to MLWLLSPGKWSLQHPGLSQASLLPQCPQPRNLGLVGRSRGAFFALRAPGDCSTMGGRPSSPLDKSQQQYLKGQVDTLLRSFLPCYRGQLAASVLRKISQELGPQEPARYQLLPSKKLPRVCEHRGPLTQLQGQPPRWQPVFCVLRGDGRLEWFSHKEEYESGGHPLGTTALTGYTVLTSQHEYLHLLDTLCPDYSGDQTQEEPESLLETPMNFPLFLQHPFRRHLCFSAATRKAQRAWRLALQGGIRLRGTVLQRSQAPAARAFLDAVRLHRQHQGHCGEDDVTLGSDAEVSAARGRTQDPQDSFPPGAKPTVCCPAGADRGADAGAAALAASPDPARRAGCRPHPGLGLHRGSGETRRGRGGPRWTGMKAGPEWSPRLSTSLSLCPAPPTPIPSRLCPGLLALVGSTRPVRAAPGRSPRCRLGRGFCGSPGLPTGKGRSACGPGEDSPHGRGPDAATADARGREAAGQGSGPPGILPAQEGRHTATPDHEDTGEQCGSLNHSGADPSHPGHGPPVLPPAWEPLRHPAAQGGLFIWRDALGPRADADLLPRGCSEPGAPGAAGSTVRLLWNTKPGVWGPGSHTAAHGQCRGHLPATGRPGSNYGRGLRPGCPAAGESQGACAEGEVLWEDLAVGLVAQMVTGPATVCVVQKFHSDSGSAQRRFLRGWLLCIFLPFVLNQLQPSCKMELPEFEGDVLAVGSPALTTEGIYRDVVQGVLLQRIDRELENALGASDMPCTLDGCSEAPWDQVGADEETEAQKGTCPRHPGSSTQV
- the NIBAN3 gene encoding protein Niban 3 isoform X11: MLWLLSPGKWSLQHPGLSQASLLPQCPQPRNLGLVGRSRGAFFALRAPGDCSTMGGRPSSPLDKSQQQYLKGQVDTLLRSFLPCYRGQLAASVLRKISQELGPQEPARYQLLPSKKLPRVCEHRGPLTQLQGQPPRWQPVFCVLRGDGRLEWFSHKEEYESGGHPLGTTALTGYTVLTSQHEYLHLLDTLCPDYSGDQTQEEPESLLETPMNFPLFLQHPFRRHLCFSAATRKAQRAWRLALQGGIRLRGTVLQRSQAPAARAFLDAVRLHRQHQGHCGEDDVTLGSDAEVLTAVLMRELLPSLRAQTLPGVRGAGRTRAWACTELLDAVHAAVLAGASAGLRAFQPEKDALLAALERTVRTDVDQMLRLRTRVAGRLRGLFIWRDALGPRADADLLPRGCSEPGAPGAAGSTVRLLWNTKPGVWGPGSHTAAHGQCRGHLPATGRPGSNYGRGLRPGCPAAGESQGACAEGEVLWEDLAVGLVAQMVTGPATVCVVQKFHSDSGSAQRRFLRGWLLCIFLPFVLNQLQPSCKMELPEFEGDVLAVGSPALTTEGIYRDVVQGVLLQRIDRELENALGASDMPCTLDGCSEAPWDQVGADEETEAQKGTCPRHPGSSTQV